The following proteins are co-located in the Mobula hypostoma chromosome 4, sMobHyp1.1, whole genome shotgun sequence genome:
- the LOC134345729 gene encoding hematopoietic prostaglandin D synthase-like isoform X4, whose protein sequence is MPNYKLTYFKLRGRAETARYIFAYSGINYEDETIERSVWDHLKSNLLFKQLPILKIDNIELNQSTAIARYLARETGLAGKSSIEQAQVDAIVDTINDYMNLFPWTEKNEAVKQRMNEDIVTNKIPILLEGLTKLLGDRSWFVGDSVTWADFHWAVCSITLINLNANLLNYPSLLALKERIEALPQIASWIERRPKTPL, encoded by the exons ATGCCAAACTATAAATTAACCTACTTCAAACTGAGAGGGAGAGCAGAAACAGCTCGATACATTTTTGCATACAGTGGAATAAATTATGAAGATGAAACAATTGAAAGATCTGTTTGGGACCATTTAAAATCAA ATCTGCTGTTTAAACAACTTCCGATTCTGAAAATTGATAATATTGAACTGAACCAGAGCACTGCTATTGCAAGGTACCTGGCTAGAGAAACAG gCTTAGCTGGGAAAAGCAGCATTGAACAAGCTCAAGTGGATGCCATTGTGGACACAATCAATGACTACATGAACCTATTTCCTTGGACCGAGAAGAATGAGGCTGTGAAA CAAAGGATGAATGAAGATATTGTCACCAATAAAATACCCATACTTCTGGAAGGCTTGACCAAACTCCTGGGGGACCGATCTTGGTTTGTTGGCGATTCA GTTACCTGGGCAGATTTTCACTGGGCTGTCTGTTCGATCACTCTCATCAACCTAAATGCCAATCTGCTTAACTATCCCAGTTTGTTGGCTTTGAAAGAACGAATTGAAGCTCTCCCTCAAATTGCAAGCTGGATAGAACGGAGACCAAAGACTCCACT ATAA
- the LOC134345729 gene encoding hematopoietic prostaglandin D synthase-like isoform X2, giving the protein MPNYKLTYFKLRGRAETARYIFAYSGINYEDETIERSVWDHLKSNLLFKQLPILKIDNIELNQSTAIARYLARETGLAGKSSIEQAQVDAIVDTINDYMNLFPWTEKNEAVKQRMNEDIVTNKIPILLEGLTKLLGDRSWFVGDSVTWADFHWAVCSITLINLNANLLNYPSLLALKERIEALPQIASWIERRPKTPLVKREDPRPCWLLFQGTEKWRMITVGTLLM; this is encoded by the exons ATGCCAAACTATAAATTAACCTACTTCAAACTGAGAGGGAGAGCAGAAACAGCTCGATACATTTTTGCATACAGTGGAATAAATTATGAAGATGAAACAATTGAAAGATCTGTTTGGGACCATTTAAAATCAA ATCTGCTGTTTAAACAACTTCCGATTCTGAAAATTGATAATATTGAACTGAACCAGAGCACTGCTATTGCAAGGTACCTGGCTAGAGAAACAG gCTTAGCTGGGAAAAGCAGCATTGAACAAGCTCAAGTGGATGCCATTGTGGACACAATCAATGACTACATGAACCTATTTCCTTGGACCGAGAAGAATGAGGCTGTGAAA CAAAGGATGAATGAAGATATTGTCACCAATAAAATACCCATACTTCTGGAAGGCTTGACCAAACTCCTGGGGGACCGATCTTGGTTTGTTGGCGATTCA GTTACCTGGGCAGATTTTCACTGGGCTGTCTGTTCGATCACTCTCATCAACCTAAATGCCAATCTGCTTAACTATCCCAGTTTGTTGGCTTTGAAAGAACGAATTGAAGCTCTCCCTCAAATTGCAAGCTGGATAGAACGGAGACCAAAGACTCCACT GGTGAAGAGGGAGGATCCTAGACCATGTTGGCTGCTTTTCCAAGGCACTGAGAAGTGGAGAATGATCACTGTGGGGACACTGCTGATGTGA
- the LOC134345729 gene encoding hematopoietic prostaglandin D synthase-like isoform X1 codes for MPNYKLTYFKLRGRAETARYIFAYSGINYEDETIERSVWDHLKSNLLFKQLPILKIDNIELNQSTAIARYLARETGLAGKSSIEQAQVDAIVDTINDYMNLFPWTEKNEAVKQRMNEDIVTNKIPILLEGLTKLLGDRSWFVGDSVTWADFHWAVCSITLINLNANLLNYPSLLALKERIEALPQIASWIERRPKTPLRVKREDPRPCWLLFQGTEKWRMITVGTLLM; via the exons ATGCCAAACTATAAATTAACCTACTTCAAACTGAGAGGGAGAGCAGAAACAGCTCGATACATTTTTGCATACAGTGGAATAAATTATGAAGATGAAACAATTGAAAGATCTGTTTGGGACCATTTAAAATCAA ATCTGCTGTTTAAACAACTTCCGATTCTGAAAATTGATAATATTGAACTGAACCAGAGCACTGCTATTGCAAGGTACCTGGCTAGAGAAACAG gCTTAGCTGGGAAAAGCAGCATTGAACAAGCTCAAGTGGATGCCATTGTGGACACAATCAATGACTACATGAACCTATTTCCTTGGACCGAGAAGAATGAGGCTGTGAAA CAAAGGATGAATGAAGATATTGTCACCAATAAAATACCCATACTTCTGGAAGGCTTGACCAAACTCCTGGGGGACCGATCTTGGTTTGTTGGCGATTCA GTTACCTGGGCAGATTTTCACTGGGCTGTCTGTTCGATCACTCTCATCAACCTAAATGCCAATCTGCTTAACTATCCCAGTTTGTTGGCTTTGAAAGAACGAATTGAAGCTCTCCCTCAAATTGCAAGCTGGATAGAACGGAGACCAAAGACTCCACT AAGGGTGAAGAGGGAGGATCCTAGACCATGTTGGCTGCTTTTCCAAGGCACTGAGAAGTGGAGAATGATCACTGTGGGGACACTGCTGATGTGA
- the LOC134345729 gene encoding hematopoietic prostaglandin D synthase-like isoform X3: MPNYKLTYFKLRGRAETARYIFAYSGINYEDETIERSVWDHLKSNLLFKQLPILKIDNIELNQSTAIARYLARETGLAGKSSIEQAQVDAIVDTINDYMNLFPWTEKNEAVKQRMNEDIVTNKIPILLEGLTKLLGDRSWFVGDSVTWADFHWAVCSITLINLNANLLNYPSLLALKERIEALPQIASWIERRPKTPL; this comes from the exons ATGCCAAACTATAAATTAACCTACTTCAAACTGAGAGGGAGAGCAGAAACAGCTCGATACATTTTTGCATACAGTGGAATAAATTATGAAGATGAAACAATTGAAAGATCTGTTTGGGACCATTTAAAATCAA ATCTGCTGTTTAAACAACTTCCGATTCTGAAAATTGATAATATTGAACTGAACCAGAGCACTGCTATTGCAAGGTACCTGGCTAGAGAAACAG gCTTAGCTGGGAAAAGCAGCATTGAACAAGCTCAAGTGGATGCCATTGTGGACACAATCAATGACTACATGAACCTATTTCCTTGGACCGAGAAGAATGAGGCTGTGAAA CAAAGGATGAATGAAGATATTGTCACCAATAAAATACCCATACTTCTGGAAGGCTTGACCAAACTCCTGGGGGACCGATCTTGGTTTGTTGGCGATTCA GTTACCTGGGCAGATTTTCACTGGGCTGTCTGTTCGATCACTCTCATCAACCTAAATGCCAATCTGCTTAACTATCCCAGTTTGTTGGCTTTGAAAGAACGAATTGAAGCTCTCCCTCAAATTGCAAGCTGGATAGAACGGAGACCAAAGACTCCACTGTAA